From Leptospira venezuelensis, a single genomic window includes:
- a CDS encoding PHP domain-containing protein: protein MKRSRIIFLVSIFLGTVLLGNLFTWAIFRADTFRSSVDWEKYSNPYKRNTKLKLQKTGIHLHTNRTWFTPGRNTPEEIETVYAANGYKIIGFTDYERVTSPDSPKLAQIKGFEWGTNLRKRHFSVLGLDEASYDLFPLYADPENLQWAIDKLEAKNGFVIINHPLLNEAFPLKLLSQLKDYDALEVMSPFGDIPKFWDKLLSEKHPSFCMASDDLHYLPRDEYLRVRTSGIPNWRDLSSEIYKQEGESLMRYLLINTDSLDEKEVLLSLKEGNYLCVRKMERSLAEPKLGPIGLNSENEILFDFEDIPISVDFIGKNSEILSHTSYQKKGSYRLKPTDLYVRLQIVYPTAIILSNPFFQKP from the coding sequence ATGAAAAGAAGTAGGATAATCTTCTTAGTTTCTATCTTCCTTGGGACAGTTTTACTCGGTAATCTTTTCACTTGGGCGATTTTTAGGGCAGATACTTTTAGGTCTTCTGTCGATTGGGAGAAATATTCTAATCCATATAAAAGAAATACCAAACTTAAACTCCAAAAAACCGGAATCCATTTGCATACGAACCGTACCTGGTTTACGCCAGGCAGGAATACTCCAGAAGAGATCGAAACTGTATATGCTGCGAATGGTTATAAAATTATAGGTTTTACTGATTATGAAAGGGTAACAAGCCCAGATTCACCAAAACTTGCGCAAATCAAAGGATTCGAATGGGGAACCAATCTTAGAAAAAGACATTTTAGCGTTTTAGGTTTGGATGAAGCAAGTTACGATCTTTTTCCTTTATATGCAGATCCAGAAAATCTACAGTGGGCAATTGATAAATTGGAAGCAAAGAATGGTTTTGTAATTATTAATCACCCACTTTTAAATGAAGCATTTCCACTTAAACTTCTATCACAACTTAAAGATTATGATGCATTGGAAGTGATGAGTCCATTCGGGGACATTCCTAAATTTTGGGACAAACTATTAAGCGAGAAACATCCATCCTTCTGCATGGCATCGGATGATTTACATTATCTTCCAAGAGATGAATACTTAAGAGTCAGGACTTCTGGAATTCCGAATTGGAGGGACCTAAGTTCAGAGATTTACAAACAAGAAGGAGAATCATTGATGAGATATCTCCTCATAAACACTGATAGTCTGGACGAGAAAGAAGTTCTTCTGTCCTTAAAGGAAGGAAATTATCTTTGTGTTCGCAAGATGGAAAGAAGTTTAGCAGAACCAAAGCTTGGACCTATCGGATTAAATTCTGAAAATGAGATCCTTTTTGATTTTGAGGACATTCCGATCAGCGTAGATTTCATCGGTAAAAATTCAGAAATTCTTTCGCATACTTCTTACCAAAAGAAAGGCTCATATAGATTAAAACCTACCGATCTATATGTTCGATTGCAAATTGTCTATCCTACCGCAATCATTCTAAGTAATCCATTCTTCCAGAAGCCCTAG
- a CDS encoding glycosyltransferase family 2 protein, giving the protein MKPFPLALVIPAYNEELTIKKTVLEFYREIPNAYFVIVDNNSKDRTSEISKNVLVEHSILGEVIFEPRQGKANAVRSAFAKIDAEIFIICDADLTYPASKIHLMIQTLKEKNLDMLVGDRLSEGDYGRENKRRFHSTGNKLVLTLINFLFGTKLKDPMSGYRVFSRRFVKNYPILSSGFEIEIEMTLHALDKRFRIEEISVPYKDRPVGSFSKLNTIRDGYKVVKNILWIFKDYKPMHFFGFFSVVSGILSLVAGTPPVIDYIEYRYVYHVPLAVLATGLMLFSWIQIAIGLVLHTVCKIQRTNFELRLIQFGMEASTREQMIIPTIPQQSVRSEKTISTGNI; this is encoded by the coding sequence ATGAAACCCTTTCCTCTCGCACTAGTTATTCCGGCATATAATGAAGAGCTTACTATTAAAAAAACCGTTCTGGAATTTTATAGAGAAATACCAAATGCATATTTTGTAATAGTAGATAATAATTCCAAGGACAGAACCTCAGAGATCTCGAAAAATGTTTTAGTTGAACATTCTATCTTGGGAGAGGTTATCTTTGAGCCAAGGCAAGGGAAGGCAAATGCAGTTCGATCTGCATTTGCAAAGATTGATGCCGAAATTTTTATTATATGTGATGCCGATCTGACTTATCCTGCTTCCAAGATCCACTTAATGATCCAAACCTTAAAGGAAAAGAATTTAGATATGCTTGTTGGAGATCGTTTGAGTGAGGGAGATTATGGAAGAGAGAATAAGAGGAGATTTCATTCTACTGGAAACAAACTTGTTCTTACTCTGATTAATTTTCTATTTGGAACAAAACTTAAAGACCCTATGAGCGGATATAGAGTATTTTCTCGTAGATTCGTAAAAAACTATCCGATCCTATCTTCGGGTTTTGAAATAGAAATAGAAATGACCTTACATGCATTAGACAAAAGGTTTAGAATAGAAGAAATTTCAGTTCCTTATAAAGACAGACCCGTTGGAAGTTTTTCTAAACTGAATACAATTCGAGATGGATACAAGGTAGTAAAAAATATATTATGGATCTTTAAAGACTATAAGCCGATGCATTTTTTTGGATTTTTTTCTGTGGTTTCGGGGATTTTATCTTTGGTCGCAGGAACTCCTCCCGTTATAGATTATATAGAATATAGATACGTATATCATGTTCCATTGGCAGTACTTGCAACAGGACTCATGTTATTTTCTTGGATACAAATTGCGATCGGGCTTGTTCTGCATACAGTGTGTAAAATTCAAAGGACCAATTTTGAATTGAGATTGATCCAGTTTGGAATGGAGGCTTCAACTCGGGAGCAAATGATCATTCCGACAATCCCGCAACAATCTGTTAGAAGCGAGAAGACGATCTCGACCGGGAATATCTAA
- a CDS encoding ArnT family glycosyltransferase → MRDLQLPITLLVYLLLLLFGLGSFSLIDWDENIYGAASKSMFETGEYFRIQVNGQPFSEKPPFYFWLANLFYKIFGLSEFSTRLPSVFSGIVSFLILVQFGTLLHSKKFGYVWAFLYSASLLPLLLSRTAYIDHLFNTFILASVLSLYLYESKEKGDFRSRAIWIFSAAFFGGIAVLTKGPLGLSVPLSIFGLNRIFDKNFKIRVLDLILFIAVSIIVLSFHYLTNLILYGNEFLVQFFDFQKKLLTKSLESHTGPWFYHFIVMFIGFFPWTVLLIPSAKNWKIFTDPKISRISRYFLIWIGIILLIFSIVQTKLPHYSSSIYLPLSFFAAYLILEKPEILRSNIFSFSILGIGLVVSLIFLLLPQILEYSSSFMGVEKELLPTFNFWDSSSGLILITGILIGFISLQLFKRGKEDGENFFITSIWVSMMIFIGVLSYTITPKIISFLQDGNLRLYDKAEKSGNQIVYYKYLSFYPMFYREKKIHLIGSYKFKDETFILNSKERLSIICNRNSVLELVLTYPDRNFKEISAENGVILLDSSPN, encoded by the coding sequence ATGCGAGACTTACAATTACCGATTACACTCTTAGTTTATCTTTTGTTATTACTATTTGGACTAGGAAGTTTCTCTTTAATCGATTGGGACGAGAATATTTACGGAGCAGCTTCCAAGTCAATGTTCGAAACCGGAGAATATTTCAGAATACAGGTTAATGGACAACCATTTAGCGAAAAGCCTCCATTCTATTTTTGGTTAGCGAATCTATTTTATAAAATATTCGGACTTTCAGAATTTTCAACCAGACTTCCATCCGTATTTAGCGGAATCGTTTCTTTTTTGATCTTAGTTCAATTCGGAACTTTATTACATTCTAAAAAGTTCGGATATGTGTGGGCATTCTTATATTCCGCATCTCTTTTGCCTCTGCTTCTTTCCAGAACGGCTTATATCGACCATTTATTTAATACATTCATTTTAGCTTCCGTACTATCATTGTATCTGTATGAATCAAAGGAAAAGGGGGACTTTCGTTCAAGAGCAATATGGATCTTTTCTGCGGCATTCTTTGGTGGAATTGCAGTTTTGACAAAAGGCCCATTAGGTTTGAGTGTCCCGCTTTCTATTTTTGGATTAAATCGAATCTTTGATAAAAACTTTAAGATCCGGGTTTTAGATTTAATTCTATTTATTGCCGTATCAATTATAGTATTAAGTTTTCATTATCTCACAAATTTAATTTTATATGGAAATGAATTCTTAGTTCAATTTTTTGATTTTCAGAAGAAACTTCTGACCAAGTCCTTGGAATCTCATACTGGACCTTGGTTTTATCATTTTATCGTAATGTTCATTGGGTTTTTCCCTTGGACTGTCTTATTAATTCCAAGCGCAAAGAACTGGAAAATATTTACTGACCCTAAAATCTCCAGGATTTCCCGATATTTCCTAATTTGGATAGGTATTATTTTACTCATCTTTTCGATTGTGCAAACCAAACTTCCGCATTATTCTTCTTCTATATATCTTCCCTTATCTTTCTTTGCGGCATACTTGATCTTAGAAAAACCAGAGATCTTGAGATCAAACATTTTCTCATTCTCCATTTTAGGAATTGGATTGGTTGTCAGTTTAATCTTCTTACTTCTTCCTCAGATCTTAGAATACTCCAGCTCATTCATGGGAGTTGAGAAGGAACTATTACCGACATTTAATTTTTGGGACTCTTCTTCTGGACTTATACTTATTACAGGAATTCTTATCGGATTTATAAGCTTACAATTATTCAAAAGAGGAAAGGAAGATGGAGAAAATTTTTTTATAACTTCTATCTGGGTTTCTATGATGATTTTTATAGGAGTTTTATCATACACAATCACTCCTAAGATCATTTCATTCTTGCAAGATGGGAATCTTAGACTTTATGATAAAGCGGAGAAGTCAGGGAATCAAATCGTATATTATAAATATCTTTCTTTCTATCCTATGTTTTACAGAGAAAAGAAAATCCATCTGATAGGAAGTTATAAATTTAAAGACGAGACATTCATATTAAATTCCAAAGAAAGACTTTCCATCATCTGTAATCGAAACAGCGTATTGGAATTAGTATTAACGTATCCTGATAGAAATTTTAAGGAAATTTCAGCTGAAAATGGAGTTATACTATTGGATTCTTCTCCAAACTAG
- a CDS encoding flagellin, whose product MIINHNISAIFAHRTLKFNSESMNKDIEKLSSGMRINRAGDDASGLAVSEKMRTQVGGLRRAEQNTEDGMSLIQTAEGYLQETHEVVQRIRVLAVQAANGIYTEEDRQQIQVEVSQLVDEIDRIASQAEFNKMKLLTGAFARLNPTASMWFHMGANMHQRERVYIETMNTAALGLRNPTVLTFISLSTAGKANSVIGLADDALRLISKQRADLGAYYNRLEHAAKGLMNAYENIQAAESRIRDTDMAEQMTSFTRYQILTQAATAMLAQANMKPQTVLQLLK is encoded by the coding sequence ATGATTATTAACCACAATATCAGTGCCATCTTCGCTCACAGAACTTTGAAGTTCAATAGCGAAAGCATGAACAAAGACATCGAAAAGTTGTCTTCCGGTATGAGAATCAACCGTGCAGGTGATGATGCATCCGGTTTGGCCGTGTCTGAAAAAATGAGGACACAGGTCGGAGGTTTGCGCAGGGCGGAACAAAACACTGAAGACGGTATGTCTTTGATCCAAACAGCGGAAGGGTATCTGCAAGAAACCCATGAAGTTGTTCAAAGGATCCGCGTGCTTGCTGTGCAAGCTGCGAACGGTATTTATACCGAAGAAGACCGTCAACAAATACAAGTAGAAGTATCTCAGTTGGTTGACGAGATCGACAGGATTGCTTCTCAGGCTGAGTTCAACAAAATGAAACTCCTTACAGGAGCTTTCGCTCGTTTGAACCCAACCGCAAGTATGTGGTTCCATATGGGTGCTAACATGCACCAAAGAGAAAGAGTGTATATCGAAACGATGAACACTGCGGCTTTGGGATTAAGAAACCCAACCGTTCTGACTTTCATCTCTCTTTCTACGGCGGGAAAAGCGAACTCCGTAATTGGTCTCGCTGACGATGCTCTTAGATTAATTTCTAAACAAAGAGCAGACTTAGGAGCTTATTACAACCGTCTGGAACATGCTGCTAAGGGACTCATGAACGCTTATGAGAACATCCAAGCGGCTGAATCAAGAATTCGTGATACTGATATGGCTGAGCAAATGACCAGCTTTACCAGATATCAAATTCTGACTCAAGCTGCTACTGCGATGCTCGCTCAGGCGAACATGAAACCTCAAACCGTGCTCCAGCTATTGAAGTAA
- the ispH gene encoding 4-hydroxy-3-methylbut-2-enyl diphosphate reductase, which translates to MLEKIYLANPRGFCAGVKYAISYVEQVQSNSEEQIYVRKEIVHNRRVVEDMKKRGIKFINELGEAPDGSTVVFSAHGVSPEVVEEAKRRGMKIGDATCPLVTRVHRKARRYKDSHQIIYIGHQGHDEAIGTMGEAQMFLVESPEDVQKLVGRLDINKPITYLMQTTLSVADTKLVVEKIAELFPSVEHPAKDDICYATTERQEAVSSMMDGIDAMMVIGADNSSNSLRLLQLAQKSKPSSFKVSSLEELNKDYIANSEIKILGITAGASTPQILVDEIISKLMQFYPNAILDLFPGSREDSMSFKLPANLLL; encoded by the coding sequence ATGCTTGAAAAAATCTATCTCGCGAATCCCCGCGGTTTCTGTGCCGGAGTCAAATACGCAATTTCCTACGTGGAACAGGTCCAATCCAATTCCGAGGAACAAATCTATGTTCGCAAAGAAATCGTTCACAACCGAAGAGTTGTGGAAGATATGAAAAAAAGAGGCATCAAGTTTATTAACGAACTAGGCGAGGCTCCCGACGGATCCACAGTAGTATTTTCAGCTCATGGAGTTTCTCCAGAAGTAGTAGAAGAAGCAAAACGTCGAGGAATGAAGATTGGAGATGCAACCTGCCCCTTAGTGACTAGAGTTCACAGAAAAGCACGCAGATATAAGGACTCTCACCAAATCATCTATATAGGTCACCAAGGACATGATGAGGCGATAGGAACCATGGGAGAAGCCCAGATGTTCCTTGTAGAATCACCTGAAGACGTCCAAAAACTTGTTGGAAGATTGGATATAAATAAACCAATCACCTATCTTATGCAAACTACCTTATCGGTAGCGGACACTAAGCTTGTGGTGGAGAAGATTGCAGAATTATTTCCTAGTGTAGAACATCCGGCCAAGGACGATATCTGCTACGCGACTACTGAAAGACAAGAAGCAGTTTCCTCCATGATGGATGGGATAGATGCGATGATGGTGATCGGTGCAGACAATAGCTCAAATTCACTTCGGCTTCTACAATTGGCTCAAAAATCCAAACCATCCTCTTTCAAAGTAAGTTCCTTAGAAGAATTAAATAAAGATTATATAGCTAACTCTGAGATTAAAATTCTAGGTATCACGGCTGGAGCTTCTACCCCACAGATCTTGGTAGATGAGATCATTTCTAAACTTATGCAATTTTACCCGAATGCTATTTTGGATCTTTTCCCCGGTTCTCGAGAGGATTCCATGAGTTTTAAATTGCCTGCTAATCTATTGTTGTAG
- a CDS encoding PAS domain-containing sensor histidine kinase: MVGEDLRFDTEIGLFQIIVSQTSDAILVTDAVLDENGPSIVFVNPAFCELTGYRAEELIGGSPTVLFGKETDKRILYNLKNSLLRGDSYSSSTINYKKDGTKYHSEWKVSPVKDRDGNITNLLSIQRDISEKILREELTAKRLRSEMGLTAASQILLNTTHESFTIERAIEHFLVLVEAERIYLYKKTANPDVLALQAEIKSPFSSATLAETHPEISLSTKFARWKPYLLRNDIIEFHASDLLDSEKSFYQGRRTDTFFLFPIRMSGEWFGFLGMEFFKRESGPEEKFTFRTFVDLLGFYLERMSILEELKIHKENLEETVVKRTKELSIQKEKAEAASTAKSDFLANMSHELRTPLNAIIGLSKLIKIEDESSNDKRYLDLIHKSGLHLLGLINDILELSKLNAGKSSFYFSEMDIRKELEQVVEFLEPELIRKHIHLTWDNPEEFISMIWGDPKRIRQIFLNLVGNAVKFTAEQGSIYLSIKRSGKDWVIEITDTGIGIPDIEQKKIFDAFYQVRNSKSKDTEGTGLGLSIVRKLVEAHGGSIQVKSQQGLGTTFYINLPVLEQTTKQFKPRKNFAGAYPDKLKNFCFIQLELSNQKNAELLTHFFKKQNQPLLKELRKDKRIVLFQDSNSPLKERISEIWKTVLILPEETQDFEKKYSKENFDFVLSQPISLDELKLVLEELAEQIND; the protein is encoded by the coding sequence ATGGTCGGGGAAGATCTGCGGTTCGACACAGAAATCGGACTTTTTCAAATTATCGTTTCCCAAACTTCGGACGCAATTCTCGTTACAGACGCTGTTCTAGATGAGAATGGGCCTTCTATTGTTTTCGTAAATCCAGCATTCTGTGAACTGACTGGATACAGAGCAGAGGAGCTAATCGGAGGTTCTCCGACCGTTCTATTTGGAAAAGAAACCGACAAAAGAATATTATATAACCTTAAAAATAGTCTATTACGAGGAGATTCTTACTCCTCCTCTACGATTAATTATAAAAAAGACGGAACAAAATATCATTCGGAATGGAAAGTTTCTCCCGTAAAGGACCGAGATGGTAATATTACAAATTTATTATCTATCCAAAGGGATATTAGCGAAAAGATTCTACGAGAAGAACTCACCGCAAAAAGACTCAGGTCAGAAATGGGGCTTACTGCCGCTTCTCAGATCCTATTAAACACTACTCATGAAAGTTTTACAATAGAAAGAGCGATTGAACATTTTTTGGTTTTGGTAGAAGCAGAAAGGATCTACTTATACAAAAAAACTGCTAACCCAGATGTATTAGCTTTACAAGCAGAGATCAAAAGTCCTTTTTCCAGTGCTACTCTTGCAGAAACACATCCGGAAATCTCACTCTCCACTAAATTTGCCAGATGGAAACCTTACTTACTTAGAAATGATATAATCGAGTTTCACGCTTCCGATCTTTTGGATTCTGAAAAGTCATTTTACCAAGGAAGGCGGACTGATACATTTTTTCTATTTCCGATCAGAATGTCCGGAGAATGGTTCGGATTTTTGGGAATGGAATTCTTCAAACGTGAATCCGGTCCAGAAGAAAAATTTACCTTTCGAACATTTGTAGATCTTCTTGGTTTCTATCTGGAAAGAATGTCCATATTAGAAGAACTAAAGATCCATAAAGAAAACCTGGAAGAAACGGTAGTCAAAAGGACTAAAGAACTTTCTATCCAAAAAGAAAAGGCAGAGGCAGCGAGCACAGCTAAAAGTGATTTTCTCGCAAATATGAGCCATGAGCTTCGCACTCCTTTAAATGCGATCATTGGACTTTCAAAATTAATCAAGATAGAAGATGAAAGTTCTAACGACAAAAGATATTTAGATCTAATCCATAAATCGGGATTACATCTATTAGGTTTAATTAATGATATTCTCGAACTTTCTAAACTAAACGCAGGAAAGTCTTCTTTCTATTTTTCAGAAATGGATATAAGAAAGGAATTGGAACAGGTAGTAGAATTTTTAGAACCCGAACTCATTAGAAAACATATTCATTTAACTTGGGATAATCCGGAAGAATTTATATCCATGATCTGGGGCGATCCAAAGCGAATTCGCCAGATCTTTTTGAACCTTGTCGGAAACGCTGTGAAATTTACCGCAGAGCAAGGTTCCATCTATCTTTCTATCAAAAGATCAGGAAAAGATTGGGTTATCGAGATCACAGACACTGGGATTGGCATCCCAGACATTGAACAGAAAAAGATTTTTGATGCGTTTTATCAGGTTAGAAATTCCAAATCCAAAGACACTGAAGGAACAGGACTTGGTCTTTCTATCGTTCGAAAGTTAGTGGAAGCACATGGGGGTAGTATCCAAGTCAAAAGCCAACAAGGACTGGGAACTACTTTTTATATAAATTTGCCAGTATTGGAACAAACTACTAAACAATTCAAACCTAGGAAAAACTTTGCGGGGGCCTATCCCGACAAATTAAAAAATTTCTGCTTTATACAATTAGAATTATCTAATCAGAAAAATGCTGAACTTCTTACTCATTTTTTCAAAAAACAAAATCAGCCTTTATTAAAAGAACTTCGAAAGGACAAGCGAATCGTTCTATTCCAAGATTCTAATTCTCCTTTAAAAGAAAGAATATCAGAAATTTGGAAAACAGTTCTTATCCTTCCGGAAGAAACTCAAGATTTTGAAAAAAAATACTCCAAGGAAAATTTTGATTTCGTTCTTTCTCAACCCATCTCCTTGGACGAACTAAAATTAGTATTAGAAGAATTGGCGGAACAAATCAATGACTAA
- a CDS encoding hybrid sensor histidine kinase/response regulator, with product MTNSTNPLFKNKQERKSIVRDPILIVEDKLENTLMLEALCDEFGIQYQSASNGEEALEMAKANKYSFYIVDLMMPVMDGPTFIQKLKEFQPDATVLVQTALDSTDTVIEVMKLGVFDYIIKPILPDQFHKALNKAVEYRFLKASETAILEAESLKLRNQLEWLTYKETRRKAGDESWEKSSIHSLQTSLSQGSGIGAIISLLDMIKFEMKEDGDNYIINKSMMNLVIENQEITKNLLGGLTQLLEIINRNLEKKKIKASELVEQIKHSVEFILPHLEKKRLRLALPILKKEVELDIEPDLFLLALEEVILNAYKYCAPKTSIEIFTSINQGYFCVVVKNIVDEKPYGGVDEKHENLVLQPFFRIHPPVESVSQLEKFGLGLGLTAVDQILRKHNGLFFIHNAMDHTGEQVRLCVMSELLLPIQ from the coding sequence ATGACTAACTCTACGAATCCATTATTCAAAAATAAACAAGAGAGAAAGAGTATAGTCAGAGATCCTATACTTATAGTCGAGGACAAATTAGAAAATACTCTAATGCTCGAAGCGCTTTGCGATGAGTTCGGGATACAATATCAATCTGCCTCCAATGGAGAAGAAGCATTAGAGATGGCGAAAGCCAATAAATATTCTTTTTATATAGTCGATCTTATGATGCCTGTGATGGATGGCCCTACTTTCATTCAGAAATTGAAGGAATTCCAACCAGATGCAACGGTTCTTGTCCAGACTGCATTAGATTCCACTGATACTGTAATAGAAGTAATGAAGTTAGGTGTATTTGATTACATAATCAAACCAATCCTTCCTGATCAATTTCATAAGGCATTGAATAAGGCTGTAGAGTATCGTTTCTTAAAAGCTAGCGAGACTGCGATTTTAGAAGCGGAAAGTCTTAAATTAAGAAACCAATTGGAATGGCTAACGTATAAGGAGACTAGAAGAAAGGCAGGAGATGAATCTTGGGAGAAATCGTCGATACATTCTTTGCAAACTTCTCTGTCTCAAGGGTCAGGGATTGGGGCGATCATTAGTCTTTTGGACATGATCAAATTCGAAATGAAGGAGGATGGAGATAACTATATAATAAATAAAAGTATGATGAACCTGGTAATAGAGAACCAGGAGATCACTAAAAATTTACTCGGTGGTCTTACACAACTATTGGAAATTATTAATCGAAATCTAGAAAAGAAAAAGATTAAGGCTTCCGAACTTGTAGAGCAGATTAAACATTCTGTTGAGTTTATTTTGCCTCATCTTGAAAAAAAAAGACTCAGGCTTGCTCTACCAATTCTGAAAAAAGAAGTAGAACTGGATATAGAACCGGATCTGTTCCTTCTCGCCTTGGAAGAAGTGATTTTAAATGCGTACAAGTATTGTGCACCCAAGACTTCTATAGAGATATTCACCAGCATTAATCAAGGCTATTTCTGCGTTGTGGTAAAAAACATCGTAGATGAAAAACCTTACGGAGGTGTGGATGAGAAACATGAAAATCTTGTTCTTCAGCCATTCTTTCGTATCCACCCACCAGTAGAAAGTGTTTCCCAATTAGAAAAATTTGGGCTCGGCTTAGGACTTACCGCTGTTGATCAAATCCTTAGAAAACATAATGGTTTATTCTTTATTCATAATGCAATGGATCACACAGGCGAACAAGTCAGACTTTGTGTTATGAGCGAATTATTATTACCCATTCAGTGA
- a CDS encoding response regulator gives MKKILIVDDSAVFRKILTLHLSQASFSVVEAEDGLQGLEKLKEGKVDLVVSDMNMPNMNGISFVKAIKEDSNHKFVPIIMLTTESQDELKNEGLKAGAKAWLTKPFSPEELLKTIQVLLV, from the coding sequence ATGAAAAAAATCTTAATCGTGGATGACTCAGCTGTATTTCGAAAGATACTTACCCTCCATCTTTCTCAAGCTTCCTTTTCCGTAGTAGAGGCTGAAGATGGGTTACAGGGTTTGGAGAAGTTGAAAGAAGGCAAAGTGGATCTAGTAGTTAGTGATATGAATATGCCAAATATGAATGGGATATCTTTCGTAAAGGCGATCAAGGAAGATTCGAATCATAAATTTGTTCCGATTATCATGTTAACTACTGAGTCTCAAGACGAGTTGAAGAACGAAGGTTTAAAAGCAGGTGCTAAGGCATGGCTTACTAAGCCGTTCTCTCCGGAAGAACTTTTGAAAACGATACAGGTTTTACTCGTATAA
- a CDS encoding STAS domain-containing protein, with amino-acid sequence MSLEIKVSELGQRNSRPIFHLDLSGEASIYFVSDWKSKLQSLLDKNPIRIEIDTSAIEKVDSSFVQSLILLKKDSQYKSWDLAILNHSNCLLEFYDLYGLIGFFQDRIRISKKDSSSFKFSYGLEKV; translated from the coding sequence ATGTCTTTGGAAATTAAAGTATCTGAATTAGGCCAAAGGAATTCCAGACCGATCTTTCATTTGGATCTTTCTGGGGAAGCTTCTATCTATTTTGTTTCCGATTGGAAATCAAAATTACAATCTCTATTGGATAAAAACCCAATTCGGATAGAGATTGATACATCTGCTATAGAAAAAGTGGATTCTAGTTTTGTTCAATCCTTAATTTTACTTAAGAAAGATTCACAATATAAATCCTGGGACCTAGCCATACTAAATCATTCAAATTGTTTATTAGAATTTTATGATCTATACGGTCTGATCGGATTTTTCCAAGATCGTATTCGAATTTCTAAAAAAGATTCTTCTTCCTTTAAGTTTTCCTACGGTTTGGAGAAGGTATAA